A single window of Zea mays cultivar B73 chromosome 10, Zm-B73-REFERENCE-NAM-5.0, whole genome shotgun sequence DNA harbors:
- the LOC103641507 gene encoding senescence-specific cysteine protease SAG39 produces the protein MATHYSSAFVLLSVVAWACALSGSLAARDLADQDQAMVARHEEWMAKYDRVYSDAAEKARRFEVFKANMALIESVNAGNHKFWLEANRFADLTDDEFRATWTGYRPKTAAASSKGRSRTATTGFKYANVSLDDVPASVDWRTKGAVTPIKNQGECGCCWAFSAVASMEGVVKLSTGKLVSLSEQELVDCDVNGMDQGCEGGEMDDAFDFIVGNGGLTTESRYPYTASDGTCNSNEASGDAASIKGYEDVPANDEASLRKAVANQPVSVAVDGGDSHFRFYKGGVLSGACGTELDHGIAAVGYGVASDGTKYWVMKNSWGTSWGEAGYIRMERDIADEEGLCGLAMQPSYPTA, from the coding sequence ATGGCTACTCACTACTCGTCGGCTTTCGTCCTCCTCTCCGTCGTCGCCTGGGCCTGCGCTCTCAGCGGCTCTCTGGCGGCGCGCGACCTGGCGGACCAGGACCAGGCCATGGTGGCCAGGCACGAAGAGTGGATGGCAAAGTACGACCGCGTCTACAGCGACGCCGCGGAGAAGGCGAGGCGGTTCGAGGTGTTCAAGGCCAACATGGCCCTCATCGAGTCCGTCAACGCCGGCAACCACAAGTTCTGGCTGGAGGCGAACCGTTTCGCCgacctcaccgacgacgagttcaGGGCCACCTGGACGGGTTACAGGCCCAAGACTGCGGCGGCCAGCAGCAAGGGACGGAGCCGGACGGCGACGACAGGGTTCAAGTACGCCAACGTCAGCCTCGACGACGTTCCGGCGTCCGTGGACTGGAGGACCAAAGGCGCCGTCACGCCCATCAAGAACCAAGGTGAGTGCGGTTGCTGCTGGGCGTTCTCCGCGGTGGCGTCCATGGAGGGCGTCGTGAAGCTGAGCACGGGGAAGCTTGTCTCCCTCTCGGAGCAGGAGCTAgtggactgcgacgtgaacggcaTGGACCAGGGCTGCGAGGGCGGCGAGATGGACGACGCCTTCGACTTCATCGTGGGCAACGGCGGCCTCACCACCGAGAGCAGGTACCCGTACACCGCCTCCGACGGCACCTGCAACTCCAACGAGGCCTCCGGCGACGCGGCGTCCATCAAGGGCTACGAGGACGTGCCGGCCAACGACGAGGCCTCCCTGCGCAAGGCCGTCGCCAACCAGCCCGTGTCGGTCGCCGTCGACGGAGGGGACTCCCACTTCAGGTTCTACAAGGGCGGCGTCCTGTCCGGCGCGTGCGGCACGGAGCTCGACCACGGGATCGCCGCCGTCGGGTATGGCGTCGCCAGCGACGGCACCAAGTATTGGGTCATGAAGAACTCGTGGGGCACCTCTTGGGGGGAGGCCGGGTACATCCGGATGGAGAGGGACATCGCCGACGAGGAGGGTCTGTGCGGCCTCGCCATGCAGCCCTCCTACCCGACAGCCTAG